The genomic window TATCCGTGATTTTCATTACCTCCTGAGAAAAATCCTGTTCGGTATATATTATCACATGGTCACAGCCGTTTTGCCTTGCGGCTTTCGCCTTTTCCTGAGAGCTTACCGTACCTATTACTATAGCACCTGCGTATTTTGCCATTTGGGTCATTAAACCGCCAACTCCGCCTGCTGCGGCATGCACCAGAATAGTTTGCCCTCTTCTAATGCTATACGCTCTAAATAGCATATAATGTGCCGTAAGTGCTTTGGTAAAAGCTGCAACTGCTATATCGTCCGGTATTGATTCGGGAACGCCGACAAGATGGCTGGCGTTGATAAGACGGTATTCGCAGTAAGAGCCTGTCTGTGCAGTCGCATATATTACCCTTTTACCTACGGGGATATTCACCCCCTTCCCTACCGCCTCTACAATACCACACCCTTCCATTCCCGGTATCATGGGGTATTTAGGTACGGTATAAATTCCATTTCTATAGTATATATCCAGATAATTAACGCCGATAGCGGTATGCTTCAAAAGAACTTGTCCGGGTTTGGGGGCTGTAGGTTTTTTGATATTAACCGCTTTAAAAACTTCAGGTCCACCCGTTTCCTGAACTATCATTGCTTTTGGCATATTTTAACCTACATCTATTTAAAAAATTAAAAACTTGGAATCTTTACAAAATTATCTATTTTACACAGTATAAATTAATTTTAGAAAATTCCAACAATGATGATATATATTTTTAGCTCATATGTTATTGCTGCAATTATATTAGGCGGTTTATTGTTACATAGTGTAATTAAGTACATTAAGTTGAAGAACGTAAAGTAGTCATCATAAAAACATTCTGTAAATTCAGTAAACAAAGTATATGAAACAGAAACACCAAAGACTCACATTTATTTTGCTCGGACTGTTATGTCTTGGTAGTGCCGTCGGTATCATATTGAACAATTTTCAGGATAATCTTGTTTTTTTCTATAGCCCTACCGAACTAAAGGAAAAGACTATAGCTTATAACAAGCTAATCCGTATCGGAGGGCTGGTTGAAGAAGGAACGGTTAAACAGTCGGAGGACGGACAAAAGCATGAATTTAACATTACTGACCTTACCAATTCGGTTAAAGTAAAATATACGGGCATACTTCCCCCTATGTTTCGTGAAGGTCAGGGCATGGTAGCAACCGGCAAGCTTGAAGGAGATGTTTTTATAGCAAACAACCTGCTTACAAAACATGATGAAAACTATATGCCGCCGGAAGTTGCCAAATCATTGAAGAAATCGGGACAATGGAGGGAAGAAGAATGATTCCTGCAATAGGAAGTTTTGTTCTGATTATTGCACTTGGCATAAGCTTTGTACAGATATTCACGCCTTTTTGTAAGAACAAGGAAATTGACGCTAAATATATCAGCCTTTCGGTATTCCTGCTTGTAGCCTCTTCATTCGGGTGTTTGCTATATTCTTACGTGAATTCTGATTTCTCGGTATTGAACGTATATAAAAACTCACATACGCACAAACCTCTAATATACAAAATTACAGGCACATGGGGCAATCATGAAGGCTCTATGTTATTACTGTGCCTTATACTTGCCGCATATTGTTTTTTCTTCACTTTGCTAAATAAGCTAGAAACGAAAATGAAAGATATTATTATATCGGTTCAAAGTGCTGTGAATGTAGGCTTTCTGGCTTTTATATATTTTACTTCCAATCCGTTTGAGCGTATTTTTCCCAAACCGCAAAACGGTATAGGGTTAAATCCGTTATTGCAGGATATCGGTCTTGCCATGCACCCCCCTGTTTTATATCTGGGCTATATAGGTTTTTCACTTGGACTTTCTTATTCTGTTGCAGCACTGATATTGGGAAAAGCTGATAGGGGTTGGGCAACATCATTGAAAAAATGGACATTATTTAGCTGGTCATGTCTGACCCTCGGAATTGGCTTGGGGAGTTGGTGGGCATATCGTGAACTTGGCTGGGGCGGATTCTGGTT from Pseudomonadota bacterium includes these protein-coding regions:
- a CDS encoding quinone oxidoreductase; amino-acid sequence: MPKAMIVQETGGPEVFKAVNIKKPTAPKPGQVLLKHTAIGVNYLDIYYRNGIYTVPKYPMIPGMEGCGIVEAVGKGVNIPVGKRVIYATAQTGSYCEYRLINASHLVGVPESIPDDIAVAAFTKALTAHYMLFRAYSIRRGQTILVHAAAGGVGGLMTQMAKYAGAIVIGTVSSQEKAKAARQNGCDHVIIYTEQDFSQEVMKITDNQGVHVVYDGVGKDTFKKSIACVMERGLLVTTGQPSGSIPPFNILSIAQKSIYLTRPTLMIYTKDPREYMLSAIEVFTMIDKKVIKPKIFAKYPLEKAAEAHAAIESRKTIGSSILIP
- the ccmE gene encoding cytochrome c maturation protein CcmE, yielding MKQKHQRLTFILLGLLCLGSAVGIILNNFQDNLVFFYSPTELKEKTIAYNKLIRIGGLVEEGTVKQSEDGQKHEFNITDLTNSVKVKYTGILPPMFREGQGMVATGKLEGDVFIANNLLTKHDENYMPPEVAKSLKKSGQWREEE